The genomic segment GGTTCGGGTGGGCGAACAATCAGGCCATATTGGAATTGCTAGATCGTACCAATCCCCCCCAATTCATCATGCTGCTCAATCCGGACTGCACCATAGAAGAGGGTGCCGTCGCGTCGCTTCGCGAAGAACTCATGGCGCATGACAGATGCGCGGTGGCGGGTAGCCAGCTTCTCAATCCGGACGGCAGCGTATCCGGGTCGGCATTCCGGTTTCCTACCATCGGCCGGGAACTGGTACGTGGCGCGGGTATTGCCGCAGTCGGGCGTGTGCTTGGAATTGCTCCCACATTGATTTGCAGCGATCGTGCGTGTGAGGCGGAATGGGTCACAGGCGCAAGCTGCCTGTTCCGCACGCAGGCCTTGATCGAAAACGGACTGTTTGATGACGGGTTCTTCCTCTATTTTGAGGAGGTCGAACTGATGTTCCGGCTTCGCCAGGCCGGATGGGCTATTCGTCACGTGCCTGCCAGTAGGGTTTTCCACATTGGTGGCGCGTCGACTGGCGTGCGGGAGGGCAAGTCCCTCTCGACGCCATCTTTGCCGCTCTATTGGTTCCAGTCGCGCCGGCGTTTCCTGACCCTGGCATATCGGCCGCTTGGCGCTTGGCTGGCAAGCATCGCTTGGCTTGCGGGCGTTGCGCTCTCCCGGATCGCAGCGCTTTTTCAACCGTCCCGATCCGGTGCCTCCAGCATAGCCGATGTCCGTCACATGCTGGATTATGGACTATATCCAGATGAAGCCGACCAGATGGCTGCGATCATTTGGAAAGACGGTCCCAAGGGGCAGCCGCCCTATTGGATGCGTGCCGGAAAGCAGGTGAACCATGCCGGATAGTTCGTCCGCCGCGCCGGATCGGTTGGGAATTGTTGTGATTGGCCGCAATGAAGGCGAACGCTTTTGTGCGTGCCTTGCGTCTTTGCCGCCAGCTATTCCTGTGGTTTATGTCGATTCCGGTTCTACAGATGATAGCGTGGAGAACGCCCAAAGGGCGGGCGTTCATGTTGTCCATCTGTCTGCGGAGTCCGGATTTACTGCGGCGCGCGCGCGGAACATGGGGTGGCGGGCGTTGCTTGCAAAGTTCCCCGATCTTGAATTCATACAGTTTATCGATGGGGACTGCTCGCTGGACCCGAACTGGCTTGGGCATGCGATGGCCGAGATTACGCTCGATGACGGGCTTGCCATTGTATTTGGCCGCTGCCGCGAGCGCTATCCTGAAAGGAGCATTTACAATGCCCAATGCGACCGCGAATGGGATGTCCCGTTGGGCGATGTACGGAGCTGTGGCGGCAATGCGTTCATCCGCGTCGCGGCTTTGGTGCAGGTGGATGGCTATACGGATCTTCTGATCGCCGGGGAGGAACCGGACATGTGTTTGCGCATGCGCAAGCATGGCTGGGTAATCCGGCGGATATTACCGGAAATGACCCTACATGATGCCGCGATCCATAGCTTTGGGGCCTGGTGGAAAAGGGCGAAGCGGGCAGGGCACGCCTATGCCGAGCATGTGTATATACATAAAGGGAATGCAGACCCGGACTGGGTGCGCGCACTGGCCAGCATGGTGGTCTGGGGGGTGGTGCTTCCGGGGCTGTTTGTTCTGGGCTTGGGTCTGGGGTTGCTTGTGCACCCCTATTGGGCATTTCTCTCGCTAGCTGTGGGAAGTGTTTTCACGTTGCAGTTTTTTAGGCTATCGAGACAGGGGAAAGCAAAGGGGCTAACCCCAAAAACCGCACGACTGGAAGCCACGCTGTTGTTAGTTGGTAAGTTAGCACAATCCACCGGAACCCACCTTTTCCTACTGAAAAATTTAACGAAAAGTCGGACAGCCATTATGGAGTACAAATAACGAGATGGGGATTGGAGTCGAAAAAACAACACTCTGGCAACTCGTTTCAGAAGATTATGACGCGAATGGACGAGACTGGACGAGACCCGGCTTTCGGGCTCTTGCGGTTTACCGGTTTGGCGTTTGGCGTATGAGTATTCGTATCCCGACCATCAGGAAATTGGCGAGTTTTTTCTATCGGATCGGGTATCGCAGGTGCAGAAATATCTACGGGATTGAATTGCCGTATACGGCAAAGCTCGGTCGGCGGGTTGTGATT from the Sphingorhabdus lacus genome contains:
- a CDS encoding glycosyltransferase family 2 protein — translated: MSGGTGLAVIIVNYRTAHHSIQCVRTLARERQYLRDLEVVLVDNASGDGSPDIMAGALADLIDAGFVRLLPLDLNGGFGWANNQAILELLDRTNPPQFIMLLNPDCTIEEGAVASLREELMAHDRCAVAGSQLLNPDGSVSGSAFRFPTIGRELVRGAGIAAVGRVLGIAPTLICSDRACEAEWVTGASCLFRTQALIENGLFDDGFFLYFEEVELMFRLRQAGWAIRHVPASRVFHIGGASTGVREGKSLSTPSLPLYWFQSRRRFLTLAYRPLGAWLASIAWLAGVALSRIAALFQPSRSGASSIADVRHMLDYGLYPDEADQMAAIIWKDGPKGQPPYWMRAGKQVNHAG
- a CDS encoding glycosyltransferase family 2 protein; translated protein: MPDSSSAAPDRLGIVVIGRNEGERFCACLASLPPAIPVVYVDSGSTDDSVENAQRAGVHVVHLSAESGFTAARARNMGWRALLAKFPDLEFIQFIDGDCSLDPNWLGHAMAEITLDDGLAIVFGRCRERYPERSIYNAQCDREWDVPLGDVRSCGGNAFIRVAALVQVDGYTDLLIAGEEPDMCLRMRKHGWVIRRILPEMTLHDAAIHSFGAWWKRAKRAGHAYAEHVYIHKGNADPDWVRALASMVVWGVVLPGLFVLGLGLGLLVHPYWAFLSLAVGSVFTLQFFRLSRQGKAKGLTPKTARLEATLLLVGKLAQSTGTHLFLLKNLTKSRTAIMEYK